In Fusarium oxysporum f. sp. lycopersici 4287 chromosome 4, whole genome shotgun sequence, a genomic segment contains:
- a CDS encoding endo-1,4-beta-xylanase: protein MVHFTSVFAGLSLVAGSLAAPSKEGLFSKITKRAGTPNSSGTNNGFYYSWWSDGGADATYTNGEGGSYSMEWKDGGNVVGGKGWSPGKARTISYEGEYKPNGNSYLSVYGWTRNPLVEYYIVESFGTYNPSSGATKKGTVEADGSTYDIFETTRTNAPSIDGTQTFQQYWSVRQQHRSTGSVDTGLHFDAWEKAGMKLGTHDYQILATEGYFSSGSSHMTVSEGASSGGGAGGSTGGDASQGGDSQQGGDVQQGGDASQGGNGQQGGNGNSFQQPGSENPTPAARD from the exons ATGGTTCACTTCACTTCCGTCTTCGCTGGGCTGTCGCTCGTAGCTGGTTCTCTTGCCGCGCCCTCCAAAGAAGgtctcttctccaagattACCAAGCGGGCTGGTACTCCCAACAGTTCCGGTACTAACAACGGATTCTACTACTCTTGG TGGAGTGATGGCGGTGCCGATGCCACTTACACCAACGGTGAGGGAGGTTCTTACTCCATGGAGTGGAAGGATGGCGGCAACGTCGTCGGTGGTAAGGGTTGGTCTCCTGGAAAGGCCCG AACCATCTCGTACGAGGGAGAGTACAAGCCCAACGGCAACAGCTACCTCTCTGTCTACGGTTGGACCCGAAACCCTCTCGTCGAATACTACATCGTCGAGTCCTTCGGTACTTACAACCCCTCCAGCGGTGCTACCAAGAAGGGCACCGTTGAGGCCGATGGCAGCACCTACGACATCTTCGAGACCACTCGCACCAACGCCCCTTCAATCGACGGTACTCAGACCTTCCAGCAGTACTGGTCTGTTCGCCAGCAGCACCGCTCTACTGGCAGCGTCGACACTGGTCTTCATTTCGATGCCTGGGAGAAGGCCGGCATGAAGCTCGGTACTCACGACTACCAGATCCTCGCTACTGAGGGTTACTTCAGCAGCGGATCGTCCCACATGACCGTCTCTGAGGGTGCTTcttctggtggtggtgccGGTGGCTCTACTGGCGGTGATGCTTCCCAGGGCGGTGATTCTCAGCAAGGAGGCGATGTTCAACAGGGTGGCGACGCTTCTCAGGGCGGAAACGGTCAGCAAGGTGGCAATGGAAACTCTTTCCAGCAGCCTGGCAGTGAGAACCCAACCCCAGCAGCAAGAGATTGA
- a CDS encoding endo-1,4-beta-xylanase encodes MVHFTSVFAGLSLVAGSLAAPSKEGLFSKITKRAGTPNSSGTNNGFYYSWWSDGGADATYTNGEGGSYSMEWKDGGNVVGGKGWSPGKARTISYEGEYKPNGNSYLSVYGWTRNPLVEYYIVESFGTYNPSSGATKKGTVEADGSTYDIFETTRTNAPSIDGTQTFQQYWSVRQQHRSTGSVDTGLHFDAWEKAGMKLGTHDYQILATEGYFSSGSSHMTVSEGASSGGGAGGSTGGDASQGGDSQQGGDVQQGGDASQGGNGQQGGNGNSFQQPGI; translated from the exons ATGGTTCACTTCACTTCCGTCTTCGCTGGGCTGTCGCTCGTAGCTGGTTCTCTTGCCGCGCCCTCCAAAGAAGgtctcttctccaagattACCAAGCGGGCTGGTACTCCCAACAGTTCCGGTACTAACAACGGATTCTACTACTCTTGG TGGAGTGATGGCGGTGCCGATGCCACTTACACCAACGGTGAGGGAGGTTCTTACTCCATGGAGTGGAAGGATGGCGGCAACGTCGTCGGTGGTAAGGGTTGGTCTCCTGGAAAGGCCCG AACCATCTCGTACGAGGGAGAGTACAAGCCCAACGGCAACAGCTACCTCTCTGTCTACGGTTGGACCCGAAACCCTCTCGTCGAATACTACATCGTCGAGTCCTTCGGTACTTACAACCCCTCCAGCGGTGCTACCAAGAAGGGCACCGTTGAGGCCGATGGCAGCACCTACGACATCTTCGAGACCACTCGCACCAACGCCCCTTCAATCGACGGTACTCAGACCTTCCAGCAGTACTGGTCTGTTCGCCAGCAGCACCGCTCTACTGGCAGCGTCGACACTGGTCTTCATTTCGATGCCTGGGAGAAGGCCGGCATGAAGCTCGGTACTCACGACTACCAGATCCTCGCTACTGAGGGTTACTTCAGCAGCGGATCGTCCCACATGACCGTCTCTGAGGGTGCTTcttctggtggtggtgccGGTGGCTCTACTGGCGGTGATGCTTCCCAGGGCGGTGATTCTCAGCAAGGAGGCGATGTTCAACAGGGTGGCGACGCTTCTCAGGGCGGAAACGGTCAGCAAGGTGGCAATGGAAACTCTTTCCAGCAGCCTGGCA TCTAA
- a CDS encoding aspartyl-tRNA synthetase, protein MTGILAPVTSAFGMPLPSKYRLKGSSATSNSSTPPSPSTSTFSSSSLSSPKTPSPLITSFTPTPVQALSSPPLSAVSIDSVLSKAKATTLTSSPTSLDMASPETSRPASAVLSIDTRPSAAILSSAFSSPRSASPSRTIRETMRDSAVELRNSARSSMDGTTTTTNGAVVPSSRTSLDSGRTSMSSDWPVHPGEINTIAQLDTLPIGTEVTFRARIETQRPISKVLDFLLLRDQTHSVQGVLARDASNADFITWVRKINPESLVQITGTLKSPPEPIRSATHSNVEVDVESVHLVNPAQNLPFSNYKPPETLRNRMNARILDLRHPSNQALFRVRSMVSRIFRNTLEEQGFVEINTPKLQPAATESGAAVFPVNYFGRRAFLAQSPQLAKQEAISADFGRVFEIGPVFRAENSNTHRHLTEYTGLDLEMAIDTDYHEVIQFIDMFLKEVFRTVYASRELEVIRKRWPSGEFKWLEETPIIPFSEGIQMLRDDGRDVEEEDLSTPDEMRLGQLVREKYGTDYYVLDKFPANARPFYTAKDPEDPKWTRSFDIFIRGQEICSGGQRIHNVDELRANMAAAGMSEDGMEDYLTAFELGAPPHAGAGLGLERIVAWMLELGDVRYASLFHRDPKSLPTKAPGLPHPEADTTKPHHADSPPPIEKLIANYGDATNTSWLDDRFQIWRHSTGAAVGWVHREKFAMITGDPLCDRSQYTQVIRDFIHYITVDLRLTPFWMLVSYEVQKILASEFRWRSLSCTEEQRVDADKHNSAQIDGLAAKARRVEREGVKIHEVKPDEDFISRANPAIEAWKGSRKGKGKQVHLTEVRPWIDQEHRRYFAAEKDGKVMSLVVLAKLAPRHGWQVKWALDFPGAVNGAIEVLVSFALQNVSGKVTFGAGVSEKLTPGEHVGGIRAKFLSASYRSIVDSLGLRRKASFRSKFGALGEEIYICYPKHGVGLRDLQNVIKFFTD, encoded by the coding sequence ATGACGGGCATCCTTGCTCCCGTCACATCAGCCTTTGGCATGCCACTACCATCAAAGTATCGTCTAAAAGGATCCTCGGCCACCTCAAATTCTTCAACCCCTCCTTCACCTTCTACTTCtaccttttcttcctcttctctctcttcaccTAAAACTCCTTCACCTTTAATCACTTCCTTCACTCCAACCCCAGTGCAGGCCCTGTCATCGCCCCCACTATCTGCTGTCTCCATAGACTCGGTCCTTTCAAAAGCCAAAGCCACAACTCTGACATCATCACCGACGTCGCTCGATATGGCGAGCCCGGAGACCAGCCGGCCTGCCTCAGCAGTGCTGAGCATTGACACAAGACCATCGGCTGCTATTTTGAGCTCAGCTTTCTCGTCGCCTCGTTCCGCGTCTCCCTCTAGAACTATTCGCGAAACAATGCGTGATAGCGCCGTTGAACTGCGCAATTCTGCTCGATCTAGTATGGATGGcactaccaccaccaccaacggCGCTGTTGTTCCCAGCAGCCGCACTTCTCTCGACAGCGGTCGAACAAGCATGAGCTCTGACTGGCCTGTTCACCCTGGCGAGATCAACACAATTGCACAGCTCGATACTCTGCCCATTGGCACCGAAGTCACCTTCCGAGCCCGCATCGAGACCCAGCGACCTATTTCAAAGGTTCTCGACTTCCTACTCCTCCGCGACCAGACACACTCCGTTCAGGGTGTTCTCGCCCGTGATGCCAGTAATGCCGACTTCATCACATGGGTCCGAAAGATCAACCCCGAATCTCTTGTCCAGATCACTGGTACCCTCAAGAGCCCTCCAGAGCCGATTCGATCGGCTACACACTCTAatgttgaggttgacgtCGAGTCTGTTCACCTCGTCAACCCCGCTCAGAACCTCCCCTTCAGCAACTACAAGCCCCCAGAGACGCTGCGCAACCGCATGAACGCCCGAATCCTCGATCTCCGACACCCTTCCAACCAGGCGCTCTTCCGTGTGCGCTCAATGGTCTCCCGAATCTTCCGAAACACCCTCGAAGAGCAAGGCTTTGTTGAAATTAATACCCCTAAGCTTCAGCCTGCCGCCACTGAAAGTGGTGCTGCTGTCTTCCCTGTAAACTACTTCGGTCGCCGTGCTTTCCTCGCCCAGAGTCCTCAGCTCGCCAAGCAAGAGGCTATCTCTGCCGACTTCGGTCGCGTTTTCGAAATTGGCCCCGTCTTCCGTGCCGAGAACTCCAACACTCACCGTCACTTGACCGAATACACTGGCCTCGATCTTGAGATGGCCATTGACACCGACTATCATGAGGTCATCCAATTCATTGACATGTTCCTCAAGGAAGTCTTCAGAACTGTTTATGCCTCTCGAGAGCTCGAGGTCATTCGCAAGAGATGGCCTAGTGGTGAGTTCAAGTGGCTAGAGGAGACCCCCATCATCCCCTTCAGCGAAGGTATCCAGATGCTCCGTGACGATGGACGTGACGTCGAAGAGGAGGATCTGTCTACTCCCGACGAGATGAGACTTGGCCAGCTTGTGCGCGAGAAGTACGGCACAGACTACTACGTCCTCGACAAGTTCCCTGCCAACGCTCGCCCCTTCTACACTGCCAAGGACCCTGAAGATCCCAAGTGGACTCGATCTTTTGATATCTTCATTCGAGGCCAGGAGATCTGCTCCGGTGGTCAACGTATCCACAACGTCGATGAGCTCCGCGCCAACATGGCTGCCGCTGGCATGTCTGAGGATGGTATGGAGGATTACCTTACTGCCTTTGAGCTGGGTGCTCCTCCCCACGCTGGtgctggtcttggtcttgagcgTATCGTCGCTTGGatgcttgagcttggcgatgTTCGATACGCATCTCTATTCCACCGCGACCCCAAGTCTCTTCCTACTAAGGCTCCCGGTCTGCCTCACCCCGAGGCTGACACCACCAAGCCTCACCACGCCGACTCTCCTCCTCCTATCGAGAAACTCATTGCCAATTACGGTGATGCTACCAACACCTCCTGGCTCGATGATCGTTTCCAGATTTGGCGACACTCCACTGGTGCCGCTGTTGGTTGGGTCCATCGCGAGAAGTTTGCTATGATTACTGGTGACCCTCTTTGTGACCGCAGCCAGTACACTCAAGTCATCCGTGACTTTATTCACTACATTACTGTCGACCTCCGATTGACACCTTTCTGGATGCTCGTTTCTTATGAAGTCCAGAAGATTCTTGCCTCTGAATTTCGCTGGCGAAGCTTGTCTTGCACTGAGGAGCAGCGTGTCGACGCTGATAAGCACAACAGCGCCCAGATCGATGGCCTCGCTGCCAAGGCTCGCCGCGTTGAGCGTGAAGGTGTCAAAATCCATGAGGTCAAGCCAGATGAAGACTTTATCTCTCGCGCTAACCCCGCCATCGAAGCATGGAAGGGTAGTCgtaagggcaagggcaaacAGGTTCACCTTACTGAGGTCCGCCCCTGGATTGACCAGGAGCACCGCCGATATTTTGCTGCCGAGAAGGACGGCAAGGTCATGTCTCTGGTCGTTTTGGCCAAGCTTGCTCCTCGACATGGCTGGCAGGTCAAGTGGGCTCTGGACTTCCCTGGTGCCGTCAACGGCGCCATTGAGGTGCTGGTGAGCTTTGCTCTCCAGAACGTTAGCGGAAAGGTCACCTTTGGCGCTGGTGTTTCCGAGAAGCTTACCCCTGGTGAGCACGTTGGCGGTATTCGTGCCAAGTTCCTTAGTGCTAGCTACCGATCCATCGTCGACAGTCTTGGCCTCCGTCGCAAGGCATCATTCCGATCCAAGTTTGGTGCCCTCGGCGAGGAGATTTACATCTGCTACCCCAAGCACGGTGTCGGCCTGCGCGATCTACAGAACgtcatcaagttcttcaccGACTAA